In one bacterium genomic region, the following are encoded:
- a CDS encoding peptidase S58 yields MAGITAVPGIRVGHATDREARTGCTVVLGPFRAACDVRGLATGTREIEALSPLHLVPRADAILLTGGSAFGLAAADGVMTWLEERGQGFDTGAARVPIVPAAVIYDLAVGRADRRPDAAMGRAACDAAASGEVAEGQVGAGTGATVGKLRGMAHAMPGGVGTWALTGEGYTVGALVVVNAAGDVVDDEGRIIAGARADDGGFYDAARALARGGLDPATLERLGANGPGTNTTLAVVATDAPLSRTGLETLARAAATGMARRIVPVHTPFDGDVTFAVSTAPEAVDLPSSVLLVLGILGAEALARAIERAVTVGR; encoded by the coding sequence ATGGCGGGGATCACGGCGGTCCCGGGGATCCGGGTCGGGCACGCGACGGACCGGGAGGCGCGGACGGGCTGCACCGTGGTGTTGGGGCCGTTCCGCGCCGCGTGCGATGTCCGCGGCCTGGCGACCGGGACCCGGGAGATCGAAGCCCTCTCGCCGCTCCACCTGGTTCCGCGCGCGGATGCCATCCTGCTGACTGGCGGCTCGGCTTTCGGGTTGGCCGCGGCGGACGGCGTGATGACGTGGCTGGAGGAGCGGGGCCAGGGGTTCGACACCGGGGCGGCCCGGGTGCCGATCGTGCCGGCGGCGGTGATCTACGACCTGGCCGTGGGGCGCGCGGACCGGCGGCCGGATGCGGCGATGGGGCGCGCGGCGTGCGATGCGGCCGCCTCGGGCGAGGTGGCGGAGGGGCAGGTCGGCGCCGGCACTGGCGCGACGGTGGGGAAGCTGCGGGGGATGGCGCATGCCATGCCGGGCGGCGTCGGCACCTGGGCCCTGACGGGCGAGGGCTACACCGTCGGCGCGCTCGTGGTGGTCAACGCCGCGGGTGATGTGGTGGATGACGAGGGCCGTATCATCGCCGGCGCCCGCGCCGACGACGGCGGCTTCTACGACGCCGCGCGGGCGCTGGCCCGGGGAGGGCTCGACCCCGCGACGCTCGAGCGGCTCGGGGCGAACGGGCCCGGGACGAACACCACCCTGGCCGTGGTCGCCACGGATGCACCCCTCAGCCGGACCGGCCTCGAGACCCTGGCCCGCGCTGCCGCCACGGGCATGGCCCGCCGCATCGTCCCCGTCCACACGCCCTTCGACGGCGACGTCACGTTCGCGGTCTCGACGGCACCGGAAGCCGTGGATCTCCCGTCGTCCGTCCTGCTCGTGCTCGGGATCCTGGGCGCCGAGGCGCTGGCCCGCGCCATCGAGCGCGCGGTCACGGTCGGCCGCTGA
- a CDS encoding monofunctional biosynthetic peptidoglycan transglycosylase — MVKRLFLALPLACIGALWFEYLALPWPVVLRTRDPQRTALMEYRMREAAARGDTLVIQHQWVPLDRISRNLRRAVIAAEDARFYQHRGIDWAALREELEYGGDTDFSWTDLNDLRALFAAIRYYREHRAEVRGRSTITQQLAKNLYFTPERSLLRKAEELIVARRLERFLSKDRILEIYLNVAEWGPGIFGAEAAARHYFGRSAADLTLEQAAALAATLPHPLTSNPKHRPGRMQWRQRLILDRLRPAGRKAAPPPIAPELPAPLAPESLPVPPEPPVVEPGPAIPVPEPVPDGLPPPDATPPDGPADSVLRPPVTSPPEPPDGFSGRP, encoded by the coding sequence ATGGTGAAGCGTCTCTTCCTCGCCCTGCCCCTCGCCTGCATCGGCGCCCTGTGGTTCGAATACCTTGCCTTGCCGTGGCCGGTGGTCCTGCGCACCCGCGACCCGCAGCGCACCGCGCTCATGGAGTACCGCATGCGCGAGGCCGCCGCTCGCGGCGACACACTGGTGATCCAGCACCAATGGGTGCCGCTGGACCGCATCTCCCGCAATCTGCGGCGCGCCGTGATCGCTGCCGAGGATGCACGGTTCTACCAGCACCGCGGCATCGATTGGGCGGCGCTCCGGGAAGAGCTGGAGTACGGCGGCGACACGGACTTCTCGTGGACCGACCTGAACGACCTGCGCGCGCTGTTCGCCGCGATCCGTTACTACCGCGAGCATCGCGCCGAGGTCCGGGGCCGCAGCACCATCACGCAGCAGCTCGCCAAGAACCTGTACTTCACACCGGAACGTTCGCTGCTGCGGAAGGCCGAGGAGCTGATCGTCGCGCGCCGTCTCGAGCGCTTCCTCAGCAAGGACCGGATCCTCGAGATCTACCTCAACGTGGCCGAGTGGGGCCCCGGCATCTTCGGCGCGGAGGCCGCAGCGCGGCACTACTTCGGCCGGTCGGCGGCAGACCTCACGCTCGAGCAGGCCGCCGCCCTGGCGGCCACACTCCCGCACCCGCTCACATCCAACCCGAAGCACCGCCCCGGCCGCATGCAGTGGCGCCAGAGGCTCATTCTCGACCGGCTGCGCCCGGCCGGCCGGAAGGCGGCGCCGCCGCCCATCGCGCCCGAGCTGCCGGCCCCCCTCGCGCCGGAGTCACTCCCGGTCCCGCCCGAGCCGCCGGTCGTCGAGCCCGGGCCGGCGATCCCCGTGCCCGAGCCGGTGCCGGACGGCCTCCCCCCGCCGGACGCCACCCCTCCGGACGGGCCGGCCGACTCGGTGCTGCGGCCGCCGGTCACGAGCCCTCCGGAGCCCCCGGACGGCTTCAGCGGCCGACCGTGA